One window of the Micropterus dolomieu isolate WLL.071019.BEF.003 ecotype Adirondacks linkage group LG08, ASM2129224v1, whole genome shotgun sequence genome contains the following:
- the lamb2l gene encoding laminin subunit beta-2 isoform X1: MKLAYRDTVSNSDHAVQRRVRKPVQRDCLVPMRSGILMPIMAVYLSLLMLALNVFGQELPSGPHGCTEGSCYPATGNLLIGRAVNLSATSTCGLDRPEHYCIVSHLQESDKCFECNSQHRYNPDHHRNSHRIENVIYLMDSNGDNTWWQSVNGQENVSIRLNLEAEFHFTHLIMKFKTFRPAAMIIERSADFGRTWRPYRYFASNCTKTFPTIPANGLQHINDIICEERYSDIEPSTNGEVIYKVLDPAIHVKDPYSLDIQELLRITNLRINFTKLNTLGDDLLDRRSDVLQKYYYALYELVVRGSCFCYGHASECAPVPGVDARENGMIHGRCVCKHNTEGLNCERCRNFHNDLPWRPAEVENPHSCRECNCNGHSNQCHFDMAVYLATGNISGGVCDNCLHNTMGRSCEMCKPFFHQDPSRDVRDPRVCVACDCDPVGSLEGGVCDSHTDPNMGMIAGQCRCKANVKGTRCDDCKEGYYGLSQNDPLGCQPCNCDPRGIIRMGAPCDQISGDCSCKRYVTGRYCNQCLPEYWGLSNDLAGCRPCDCDFGGAFNNRCMMENGQCDCRRHLIGRQCSEVQPGYFCAPLDYYKYEAEDATGHSPGDSALPGKVRPQAETDCVQHLSNQLRRHRRHRRITNSQQHRAALRRIRQLQQTPDVRAVHRAHTPSHMVSWTGPGFARVKDGAGLVFTIDNIPYAMEYDIMIRYEPESTEDWEAVVSITSVQLPSSLRCGNLLPTEQLYTVTLPHRNRYIQMPRPFCFEPSNRYVVAIRFQRHGVSHRHLTAFILIDSLVLIPKYTELPGFQGNDPEAEQRREEMMRYMCLDSFMITPMPNLAEMCSKLICSISSIIHDGALPCQCDPQGSLSGECEKVGGQCRCKPNVMGRFCDQCAPGTFGFGVTGCTACDCHSEGSVSHQCDPVTGQCQCKQGATGRQCSDCQPGQWGFPSCNPCQCNGHADICDPRTGECMDCRDYTAGHLCERCVDGFFGSPVLGSGEHCRPCPCPGNPGSDHFNGNSCQADHASNQIICNCRQGYAGTRCDQCAPGYYGNPSQPGGQCLPCNCNGNIDTQDPESCDPRTGQCLKCLYHTDGPSCAHCQHGYYGNALAHDCRRCTCVTAGTIQSACGDGQCHCDPQTGACPCRENVTGHNCDQCTPNHWNYGQQRGCESCGCDPQHAMGNHCNMFTGQCHCRPGFGGKQCTECEQFHWGDPQVQCQECNCHPQGSAMTQCDRITGACECMEGAAGKRCDECARSFTGVFPKCVQCHPCFQVWDDRVCQMKRDLEHIQYTVQKILDSGITPGVGDARIKELERKLKQVQDLISKEDSDRIHQLIGQSIDDLRAEIALTDGRLMAITRELNTTAEEEGALRRTLSDLERELRDINTTVAQKKHQLDDYFTSGFADQFDKVKKYYQESVEAEEKCNASVSGPASPVEQSKETRGLTEDLLDAKKDQILRALAAQNKSLNELQQKAHDLNKKTHHLSHKVCGGHSNAGVNGSCSDSRCGGAGCRDNQGNRVCGGEGCNGTVSASVAALNHARNVTDSLNAANEDLQTVARKLQDIASLTQDVKNQAMNMLEKAQKKKDHFENNNKKLKDFIKKIRDFLMEEGADPESIEKVALQVLAITLPLNSTALDKMIMQIKDSLSNLSSFEGIINQTSQHISKAKELLDKAKDAKSRAEGVKDAANNTKQALDVSEKAIEKANAALKEAHNNLNSTRNATAEVDERLMQLEDKQMDVMMRLNNLSLAVEALRNKTEQNRQMAKDAKAQADNATDLASSLEQSLNDTERRYHELKMKLDSLGSGDLSDIDQKVKDMKKEAEDLLNKASKGIEQLSKLEKKFKNNEQRMQKQRMELDELKENATVVRDDIREQVQKYSNCV, from the exons GACAGGAGAATGTCAGCATCAGACTAAACCTGGAGGCTGAATTCCACTTCACACATCTCATCATGAAGTTTAAG aCTTTCCGACCTGCAGCTATGATCATCGAGCGTTCGGCGGATTTCGGCCGCACATGGCGCCCCTACCGCTACTTTGCTTCAAACTGTACCAAGACCTTTCCCACCATCCCTGCCAATGGCCTGCAACACATAAACGACATCATCTGCGAGGAACGCTACTCTGATATCGAACCCTCCACTAATGGAGAG GTCATTTATAAAGTTTTGGATCCCGCCATTCATGTGAAAGACCCCTACAGCTTGGACATTCAAG AACTTCTGCGTATCACCAACCTGCGGATCAACTTCACCAAGCTGAACACTCTGGGAGACGACCTGCTGGACCGACGCTCTGATGTCCTGCAGAAATATTACTACGCCCTCTATGAGCTGGTGGTCAGAGGGAGCTGCTTCTGTTACGGACACGCCTCAGAGTGCGCCCCAGTGCCAGGGGTTGACGCCCGGGAGAATGGCATG ATCCACGGTCGATGTGTCTGCAAACATAATACAGAGGGTCTGAACTGCGAGCGCTGCCGAAATTTCCACAATGACCTGCCATGGAGACCCGCTGAGGTGGAGAACCCGCACAGCTGCAGAG AGTGTAACTGTAATGGCCACTCAAACCAGTGTCACTTTGACATGGCGGTGTATTTGGCCACGGGCAACATCAGCGGAGGAGTGTGTGACAACTGTCTGCACAACACCATGGGACGCAGCTGTGAGATGTGTAAACCTTTCTTCCACCAAGACCCTTCTAGGGATGTTAGGGACCCACGGGTTTGTGTCG CCTGTGACTGTGACCCAGTCGGATCATTGGAAGGAGGAGTGTGTGACAGTCACACCGACCCGAATATGGGGATGATTGCAGGGCAGTGTCGCTGCAAAGCCAACGTCAAAGGCACGCGCTGCGACGACTGCAAGGAAGGTTATTACGGCCTCAGCCAAAACGACCCACTGGGTTGTCAGC CTTGCAACTGTGACCCTCGTGGCATTATCAGGATGGGAGCTCCTTGTGACCAGATCAGTGGGGACTGCTCCTGCAAAAGATATGTCACTGGTCGCTACTGCAACCAGTGTCTG CCTGAATACTGGGGGCTCAGTAATGACCTGGCCGGCTGCAGACCATGTGACTGTGACTTCGGTGGAGCCTTCAACAACAG GTGCATGATGGAGAACGGCCAGTGTGACTGCAGGAGGCATCTAATTGGTCGACAGTGTTCAGAGGTTCAGCCTGGGTATTTCTGTGCTCCACTGGACTACTACAAATACGAGGCGGAAGATGCCACTGGACACTCCCCCGGTGACTCTGCACTGCCG ggCAAAGTTCGTCCTCAGGCAGAGACTGACTGTGTTCAGCACCTCAGCAACCAGTTGAGGAGGCACCGGCGTCACCGTCGCATTACCAACTCTCAGCAACATCGGGCAGCACTGAGACGTATCCGCCAGCTTCAGCAAACA CCTGATGTGAGGGCTGTTCATAGAGCACACACTCCCAGCCACATGGTGTCGTGGACAGGACCTGGTTTTGCCCGCGTCAAAGATGGTGCTGGCCTGGTGTTCACTATCGACAACATCCCCTACGCCATGGAGTATGACATCATGATCCGCTATGAACCtgag tccaCAGAGGACTGGGAGGCTGTAGTTAGTATTACATCTGTACAGCTGCCATCCAGTCTCCGATGTGGAAACCTCCTACCAACTGAACAGCTCTACACAGTGACCCTGCCACACCGCAATAG ATACATCCAGATGCCCAGGCCATTCTGTTTTGAGCCCAGTAATCGTTATGTGGTTGCAATCAGGTTCCAGCGCCACGGGGTCTCACACAGACATCTTACTGCCTTCATCCTTATTGACTCG CTGGTTCTGATCCCCAAATACACTGAGCTTCCGGGTTTCCAAGGTAACGATCCCGAGGCAGAGCAGCGGCGGGAGGAGATGATGCGCTACATGTGTCTGGATTCCTTTATGATCACGCCGATGCCCAACCTGGCTGAGATGTGCTCCAAACTCATCTGTAGTATTTCATCAATCATTCATGACGGTGCTCTGC CCTGTCAGTGCGACCCCCAGGGCTCGCTCAGTGGTGAGTGTGAAAAGGTGGGAGGTCAGTGTCGTTGTAAGCCCAACGTGATGGGTCGATTCTGTGACCAGTGTGCTCCAGGAACCTTCGGCTTTGGAGTGACTGGCTGCACTG CCTGCGACTGCCACTCAGAGGGCTCAGTGAGCCACCAGTGTGACCCAGTTACAGGCCAGTGCCAGTGCAAGCAGGGAGCCACCGGGCGTCAGTGCTCAGACTGCCAACCAGGCCAGTGGGGCTTCCCCAGCTGCAACCCATGTCAGTGTAACGGCCACGCAGACATCTGTGACCCCCGCACTGGAGAGTGTATGGACTGCAGGGACTACACAGCAGGACACCTCTGTGAACG TTGTGTGGATGGGTTCTTTGGAAGCCCAGTGCTTGGTTCAGGGGAGCACTGTCGGCCCTGCCCCTGCCCCGGTAACCCCGGCTCAGATCACTTTAATGGAAACTCCTGTCAAGCTGACCACGCCTCTAACCAGATCATCTGTAACTGCAGACAAGGCTACGCTG GGACCCGCTGTGACCAGTGTGCCCCTGGTTACTACGGCAACCCAAGCCAACCTGGTGGGCAGTGCCTCCCGTGCAATTGCAACGGCAACATCGACACCCAGGACCCTGAGTCATGTGACCCGAGGACCGGCCAATGCCTCAAGTGCCTGTACCACACCGACGGCCCATCCTGTGCCCACTGTCAACACGGTTACTATGGCAACGCTTTGGCCCATGACTGCAGAC GCTGTACCTGTGTGACTGCTGGCACCATACAGTCTGCTTGTGGTGATGGACAGTGTCACTGTGACCCGCAGACTGGTGCCTGCCCTTGCAGGGAGAATGTGACGGGCCACAACTGTGACCAGTGTACTCCCAATCACTGGAACTACGGACAGCAGCGAGGCTGTGAGTCCTGTGGCTGTGACCCACAGCACGCAATGGGAAATCACTGCAACATG TTCACAGGCCAGTGCCACTGCCGTCCAGGCTTTGGAGGTAAACAGTGCACTGAGTGCGAGCAGTTCCACTGGGGAGACCCGCAGGTGCAGTGTCAAG AGTGTAACTGCCATCCACAAGGCTCAGCGATGACCCAGTGTGACCGAATAACAGGTGCATGCGAGTGCATGGAGGGAGCTGCAGGGAAGCGCTGTGATGAATGCGCTCGCAGCTTCACTGGAGTCTTCCCCAAGTGTGTCCAGTGTCACCCGTGCTTCCAGGTGTGGGATGATAGGGTGTGCCAGATGAAAAGGGACCTGGAGCACATCCAGTATACCGTGCAGAAGATCCTGGATAGCGGGATTACACCAGGAGTTGGGGACGCGCGCATCAAAGAGCTGGAGAGGAAGCTGAAGCAAGTGCAGGATCTGATCAGTAAGGAGGACAGCGACAGGATCCACCAGCTGATTGGACAGAGCATCGATGACCTCAG GGCTGAGATCGCCCTGACCGACGGACGTCTGATGGCCATCACCCGAGAGCTAAATACAACTGCAGAGGAAGAAGGGGCTCTGAGACGCACATTGAGTGACCTAGAGAGAGAGCTGAGGGATATCAACACCACTGTGGCGCAAAAAAAACACCAGCTGGATGACTACTTTACCTCAGGATTTGCAG ATCAGTTTGACAAAGTGAAGAAGTACTATCAGGAGTCAGTGGAGGCTGAGGAGAAATGCAACGCTTCAGTGTCCGGTCCTGCCAGTCCTGTGGAACAGTCCAAAGAAACCCGCGGTCTCACTGAAGACCTGCTGGATGCCAAAAAAGACCAGATCCTCCGTGCTCTGGCTGCCCAGAACAAATCATTAAACGAGCTGCAGCAGAAAGCCCACGACCTAAATAAGAAGACCCACCACCTCAGTCACAAG GTATGTGGTGGTCATTCCAATGCCGGTGTCAACGGCAGCTGCTCAGACAGCCGATGCGGCGGTGCCGGTTGCCGTGACAATCAGGGAAATCGTGTATGTGGAGGAGAGGGATGCAACGGGACAGTAAGCGCTTCTGTAGCAGCACTGAATCATGCCAGGAACGTCACCGACAGTCTGAACGCTGCCAATGAGGATCTGCAGACCGTGGCGAGAAAG CTCCAGGATATAGCCTCTCTGACACAGGACGTGAAGAACCAGGCGATGAACATGCTGGAGAAAGCCCAGAAGAAGAAGGACCActttgaaaacaacaacaagaagctCAAAGACTTCATCAAGAAGATCAGAGATTTCCTCATGG AGGAGGGAGCCGATCCAGAGAGCATAGAGAAGGTGGCTCTGCAGGTCCTGGCGATCACCCTGCCGCTCAACAGTACCGCTCTGGACAAAATGATCATGCAGATAAAGGACAGCCTTTCCAATCTCTCCAGCTTTGAGGGGATCATCAACCAAACATCGCAGCACATCAGCAAAGCCAAGGAGCTGCTCGACAAAGCTAAAGATGCCAA GAGCCGAGCAGAGGGAGTGAAAGATGCAGCCAATAATACCAAGCAGGCATTGGATGTGTCTGAAAAAGCCATAGAGAAAGCAAATGCAGCCCTGAAAGAGGCCCACAACAACCTGAACAGCACAAGGAATGCTACAGCTGAG GTGGATGAGAGGCTGATGCAGCTGGAGGATAAGCAGATGGATGTCATGATGCGTTTAAACAACCTCTCCTTAGCGGTGGAAGCCCTGAGGAACAAGACGGAGCAGAACAGACAGATGGCAAAGGACGCCAAGGCACAGGCGGACAACGCCACAGATCTTGCGTCCTCACTGGAGCAG AGCCTCAATGACACAGAGAGACGGTACCATGAGCTGAAGATGAAGTTGGACTCTCTTGGGTCTGGAGATCTGAGTGACATCGACCAGAAGGTCAAGGATATGAAGAAGGAGGCAGAAGACCTCCTCAATAAAGCCAGCAAGGGGATAGAACAACTCAGCA AACTGGAGAAAAAGTTCAAGAATAACGAGCAGCGGATGCAGAAGCAGCGCATGGAGCTGGATGAGCTGAAGGAAAACGCTACTGTGGTGCGGGATGACATCCGGGAACAAGTGCAGAAGTACAGTAACTGTGTGTGA
- the lamb2l gene encoding laminin subunit beta-2 isoform X2 has translation MRSGILMPIMAVYLSLLMLALNVFGQELPSGPHGCTEGSCYPATGNLLIGRAVNLSATSTCGLDRPEHYCIVSHLQESDKCFECNSQHRYNPDHHRNSHRIENVIYLMDSNGDNTWWQSVNGQENVSIRLNLEAEFHFTHLIMKFKTFRPAAMIIERSADFGRTWRPYRYFASNCTKTFPTIPANGLQHINDIICEERYSDIEPSTNGEVIYKVLDPAIHVKDPYSLDIQELLRITNLRINFTKLNTLGDDLLDRRSDVLQKYYYALYELVVRGSCFCYGHASECAPVPGVDARENGMIHGRCVCKHNTEGLNCERCRNFHNDLPWRPAEVENPHSCRECNCNGHSNQCHFDMAVYLATGNISGGVCDNCLHNTMGRSCEMCKPFFHQDPSRDVRDPRVCVACDCDPVGSLEGGVCDSHTDPNMGMIAGQCRCKANVKGTRCDDCKEGYYGLSQNDPLGCQPCNCDPRGIIRMGAPCDQISGDCSCKRYVTGRYCNQCLPEYWGLSNDLAGCRPCDCDFGGAFNNRCMMENGQCDCRRHLIGRQCSEVQPGYFCAPLDYYKYEAEDATGHSPGDSALPGKVRPQAETDCVQHLSNQLRRHRRHRRITNSQQHRAALRRIRQLQQTPDVRAVHRAHTPSHMVSWTGPGFARVKDGAGLVFTIDNIPYAMEYDIMIRYEPESTEDWEAVVSITSVQLPSSLRCGNLLPTEQLYTVTLPHRNRYIQMPRPFCFEPSNRYVVAIRFQRHGVSHRHLTAFILIDSLVLIPKYTELPGFQGNDPEAEQRREEMMRYMCLDSFMITPMPNLAEMCSKLICSISSIIHDGALPCQCDPQGSLSGECEKVGGQCRCKPNVMGRFCDQCAPGTFGFGVTGCTACDCHSEGSVSHQCDPVTGQCQCKQGATGRQCSDCQPGQWGFPSCNPCQCNGHADICDPRTGECMDCRDYTAGHLCERCVDGFFGSPVLGSGEHCRPCPCPGNPGSDHFNGNSCQADHASNQIICNCRQGYAGTRCDQCAPGYYGNPSQPGGQCLPCNCNGNIDTQDPESCDPRTGQCLKCLYHTDGPSCAHCQHGYYGNALAHDCRRCTCVTAGTIQSACGDGQCHCDPQTGACPCRENVTGHNCDQCTPNHWNYGQQRGCESCGCDPQHAMGNHCNMFTGQCHCRPGFGGKQCTECEQFHWGDPQVQCQECNCHPQGSAMTQCDRITGACECMEGAAGKRCDECARSFTGVFPKCVQCHPCFQVWDDRVCQMKRDLEHIQYTVQKILDSGITPGVGDARIKELERKLKQVQDLISKEDSDRIHQLIGQSIDDLRAEIALTDGRLMAITRELNTTAEEEGALRRTLSDLERELRDINTTVAQKKHQLDDYFTSGFADQFDKVKKYYQESVEAEEKCNASVSGPASPVEQSKETRGLTEDLLDAKKDQILRALAAQNKSLNELQQKAHDLNKKTHHLSHKVCGGHSNAGVNGSCSDSRCGGAGCRDNQGNRVCGGEGCNGTVSASVAALNHARNVTDSLNAANEDLQTVARKLQDIASLTQDVKNQAMNMLEKAQKKKDHFENNNKKLKDFIKKIRDFLMEEGADPESIEKVALQVLAITLPLNSTALDKMIMQIKDSLSNLSSFEGIINQTSQHISKAKELLDKAKDAKSRAEGVKDAANNTKQALDVSEKAIEKANAALKEAHNNLNSTRNATAEVDERLMQLEDKQMDVMMRLNNLSLAVEALRNKTEQNRQMAKDAKAQADNATDLASSLEQSLNDTERRYHELKMKLDSLGSGDLSDIDQKVKDMKKEAEDLLNKASKGIEQLSKLEKKFKNNEQRMQKQRMELDELKENATVVRDDIREQVQKYSNCV, from the exons GACAGGAGAATGTCAGCATCAGACTAAACCTGGAGGCTGAATTCCACTTCACACATCTCATCATGAAGTTTAAG aCTTTCCGACCTGCAGCTATGATCATCGAGCGTTCGGCGGATTTCGGCCGCACATGGCGCCCCTACCGCTACTTTGCTTCAAACTGTACCAAGACCTTTCCCACCATCCCTGCCAATGGCCTGCAACACATAAACGACATCATCTGCGAGGAACGCTACTCTGATATCGAACCCTCCACTAATGGAGAG GTCATTTATAAAGTTTTGGATCCCGCCATTCATGTGAAAGACCCCTACAGCTTGGACATTCAAG AACTTCTGCGTATCACCAACCTGCGGATCAACTTCACCAAGCTGAACACTCTGGGAGACGACCTGCTGGACCGACGCTCTGATGTCCTGCAGAAATATTACTACGCCCTCTATGAGCTGGTGGTCAGAGGGAGCTGCTTCTGTTACGGACACGCCTCAGAGTGCGCCCCAGTGCCAGGGGTTGACGCCCGGGAGAATGGCATG ATCCACGGTCGATGTGTCTGCAAACATAATACAGAGGGTCTGAACTGCGAGCGCTGCCGAAATTTCCACAATGACCTGCCATGGAGACCCGCTGAGGTGGAGAACCCGCACAGCTGCAGAG AGTGTAACTGTAATGGCCACTCAAACCAGTGTCACTTTGACATGGCGGTGTATTTGGCCACGGGCAACATCAGCGGAGGAGTGTGTGACAACTGTCTGCACAACACCATGGGACGCAGCTGTGAGATGTGTAAACCTTTCTTCCACCAAGACCCTTCTAGGGATGTTAGGGACCCACGGGTTTGTGTCG CCTGTGACTGTGACCCAGTCGGATCATTGGAAGGAGGAGTGTGTGACAGTCACACCGACCCGAATATGGGGATGATTGCAGGGCAGTGTCGCTGCAAAGCCAACGTCAAAGGCACGCGCTGCGACGACTGCAAGGAAGGTTATTACGGCCTCAGCCAAAACGACCCACTGGGTTGTCAGC CTTGCAACTGTGACCCTCGTGGCATTATCAGGATGGGAGCTCCTTGTGACCAGATCAGTGGGGACTGCTCCTGCAAAAGATATGTCACTGGTCGCTACTGCAACCAGTGTCTG CCTGAATACTGGGGGCTCAGTAATGACCTGGCCGGCTGCAGACCATGTGACTGTGACTTCGGTGGAGCCTTCAACAACAG GTGCATGATGGAGAACGGCCAGTGTGACTGCAGGAGGCATCTAATTGGTCGACAGTGTTCAGAGGTTCAGCCTGGGTATTTCTGTGCTCCACTGGACTACTACAAATACGAGGCGGAAGATGCCACTGGACACTCCCCCGGTGACTCTGCACTGCCG ggCAAAGTTCGTCCTCAGGCAGAGACTGACTGTGTTCAGCACCTCAGCAACCAGTTGAGGAGGCACCGGCGTCACCGTCGCATTACCAACTCTCAGCAACATCGGGCAGCACTGAGACGTATCCGCCAGCTTCAGCAAACA CCTGATGTGAGGGCTGTTCATAGAGCACACACTCCCAGCCACATGGTGTCGTGGACAGGACCTGGTTTTGCCCGCGTCAAAGATGGTGCTGGCCTGGTGTTCACTATCGACAACATCCCCTACGCCATGGAGTATGACATCATGATCCGCTATGAACCtgag tccaCAGAGGACTGGGAGGCTGTAGTTAGTATTACATCTGTACAGCTGCCATCCAGTCTCCGATGTGGAAACCTCCTACCAACTGAACAGCTCTACACAGTGACCCTGCCACACCGCAATAG ATACATCCAGATGCCCAGGCCATTCTGTTTTGAGCCCAGTAATCGTTATGTGGTTGCAATCAGGTTCCAGCGCCACGGGGTCTCACACAGACATCTTACTGCCTTCATCCTTATTGACTCG CTGGTTCTGATCCCCAAATACACTGAGCTTCCGGGTTTCCAAGGTAACGATCCCGAGGCAGAGCAGCGGCGGGAGGAGATGATGCGCTACATGTGTCTGGATTCCTTTATGATCACGCCGATGCCCAACCTGGCTGAGATGTGCTCCAAACTCATCTGTAGTATTTCATCAATCATTCATGACGGTGCTCTGC CCTGTCAGTGCGACCCCCAGGGCTCGCTCAGTGGTGAGTGTGAAAAGGTGGGAGGTCAGTGTCGTTGTAAGCCCAACGTGATGGGTCGATTCTGTGACCAGTGTGCTCCAGGAACCTTCGGCTTTGGAGTGACTGGCTGCACTG CCTGCGACTGCCACTCAGAGGGCTCAGTGAGCCACCAGTGTGACCCAGTTACAGGCCAGTGCCAGTGCAAGCAGGGAGCCACCGGGCGTCAGTGCTCAGACTGCCAACCAGGCCAGTGGGGCTTCCCCAGCTGCAACCCATGTCAGTGTAACGGCCACGCAGACATCTGTGACCCCCGCACTGGAGAGTGTATGGACTGCAGGGACTACACAGCAGGACACCTCTGTGAACG TTGTGTGGATGGGTTCTTTGGAAGCCCAGTGCTTGGTTCAGGGGAGCACTGTCGGCCCTGCCCCTGCCCCGGTAACCCCGGCTCAGATCACTTTAATGGAAACTCCTGTCAAGCTGACCACGCCTCTAACCAGATCATCTGTAACTGCAGACAAGGCTACGCTG GGACCCGCTGTGACCAGTGTGCCCCTGGTTACTACGGCAACCCAAGCCAACCTGGTGGGCAGTGCCTCCCGTGCAATTGCAACGGCAACATCGACACCCAGGACCCTGAGTCATGTGACCCGAGGACCGGCCAATGCCTCAAGTGCCTGTACCACACCGACGGCCCATCCTGTGCCCACTGTCAACACGGTTACTATGGCAACGCTTTGGCCCATGACTGCAGAC GCTGTACCTGTGTGACTGCTGGCACCATACAGTCTGCTTGTGGTGATGGACAGTGTCACTGTGACCCGCAGACTGGTGCCTGCCCTTGCAGGGAGAATGTGACGGGCCACAACTGTGACCAGTGTACTCCCAATCACTGGAACTACGGACAGCAGCGAGGCTGTGAGTCCTGTGGCTGTGACCCACAGCACGCAATGGGAAATCACTGCAACATG TTCACAGGCCAGTGCCACTGCCGTCCAGGCTTTGGAGGTAAACAGTGCACTGAGTGCGAGCAGTTCCACTGGGGAGACCCGCAGGTGCAGTGTCAAG AGTGTAACTGCCATCCACAAGGCTCAGCGATGACCCAGTGTGACCGAATAACAGGTGCATGCGAGTGCATGGAGGGAGCTGCAGGGAAGCGCTGTGATGAATGCGCTCGCAGCTTCACTGGAGTCTTCCCCAAGTGTGTCCAGTGTCACCCGTGCTTCCAGGTGTGGGATGATAGGGTGTGCCAGATGAAAAGGGACCTGGAGCACATCCAGTATACCGTGCAGAAGATCCTGGATAGCGGGATTACACCAGGAGTTGGGGACGCGCGCATCAAAGAGCTGGAGAGGAAGCTGAAGCAAGTGCAGGATCTGATCAGTAAGGAGGACAGCGACAGGATCCACCAGCTGATTGGACAGAGCATCGATGACCTCAG GGCTGAGATCGCCCTGACCGACGGACGTCTGATGGCCATCACCCGAGAGCTAAATACAACTGCAGAGGAAGAAGGGGCTCTGAGACGCACATTGAGTGACCTAGAGAGAGAGCTGAGGGATATCAACACCACTGTGGCGCAAAAAAAACACCAGCTGGATGACTACTTTACCTCAGGATTTGCAG ATCAGTTTGACAAAGTGAAGAAGTACTATCAGGAGTCAGTGGAGGCTGAGGAGAAATGCAACGCTTCAGTGTCCGGTCCTGCCAGTCCTGTGGAACAGTCCAAAGAAACCCGCGGTCTCACTGAAGACCTGCTGGATGCCAAAAAAGACCAGATCCTCCGTGCTCTGGCTGCCCAGAACAAATCATTAAACGAGCTGCAGCAGAAAGCCCACGACCTAAATAAGAAGACCCACCACCTCAGTCACAAG GTATGTGGTGGTCATTCCAATGCCGGTGTCAACGGCAGCTGCTCAGACAGCCGATGCGGCGGTGCCGGTTGCCGTGACAATCAGGGAAATCGTGTATGTGGAGGAGAGGGATGCAACGGGACAGTAAGCGCTTCTGTAGCAGCACTGAATCATGCCAGGAACGTCACCGACAGTCTGAACGCTGCCAATGAGGATCTGCAGACCGTGGCGAGAAAG CTCCAGGATATAGCCTCTCTGACACAGGACGTGAAGAACCAGGCGATGAACATGCTGGAGAAAGCCCAGAAGAAGAAGGACCActttgaaaacaacaacaagaagctCAAAGACTTCATCAAGAAGATCAGAGATTTCCTCATGG AGGAGGGAGCCGATCCAGAGAGCATAGAGAAGGTGGCTCTGCAGGTCCTGGCGATCACCCTGCCGCTCAACAGTACCGCTCTGGACAAAATGATCATGCAGATAAAGGACAGCCTTTCCAATCTCTCCAGCTTTGAGGGGATCATCAACCAAACATCGCAGCACATCAGCAAAGCCAAGGAGCTGCTCGACAAAGCTAAAGATGCCAA GAGCCGAGCAGAGGGAGTGAAAGATGCAGCCAATAATACCAAGCAGGCATTGGATGTGTCTGAAAAAGCCATAGAGAAAGCAAATGCAGCCCTGAAAGAGGCCCACAACAACCTGAACAGCACAAGGAATGCTACAGCTGAG GTGGATGAGAGGCTGATGCAGCTGGAGGATAAGCAGATGGATGTCATGATGCGTTTAAACAACCTCTCCTTAGCGGTGGAAGCCCTGAGGAACAAGACGGAGCAGAACAGACAGATGGCAAAGGACGCCAAGGCACAGGCGGACAACGCCACAGATCTTGCGTCCTCACTGGAGCAG AGCCTCAATGACACAGAGAGACGGTACCATGAGCTGAAGATGAAGTTGGACTCTCTTGGGTCTGGAGATCTGAGTGACATCGACCAGAAGGTCAAGGATATGAAGAAGGAGGCAGAAGACCTCCTCAATAAAGCCAGCAAGGGGATAGAACAACTCAGCA AACTGGAGAAAAAGTTCAAGAATAACGAGCAGCGGATGCAGAAGCAGCGCATGGAGCTGGATGAGCTGAAGGAAAACGCTACTGTGGTGCGGGATGACATCCGGGAACAAGTGCAGAAGTACAGTAACTGTGTGTGA